The following proteins are encoded in a genomic region of Drosophila bipectinata strain 14024-0381.07 chromosome XL, DbipHiC1v2, whole genome shotgun sequence:
- the LOC108127952 gene encoding uncharacterized protein, which produces MSAFGAEVNEVWPAVSGDSQPLTEFGMKLLQACRKVKKPEADIDGLVPMVLKKSKEFPLPFGVESVRVHKQSPLRLGSICTQIASAYPVIHERTLGLYLQYLEHKCKWGNSIEKPVYQHLSLCGFVQRLLEKRCASFIARNDKYLLLSGERGASGFETVGTPQEKAPLVLADLLSYDDIKLSALLSVSSHTIFINEGERANCGRVALNSKTLEPSGVIVGMIGARLSRRNLMEFQDIVIARTQNTRERGYGMALGEPATTREQDYRRLWRGFYAMRDLVHGQATIDHERFGPSGNKQDVFDNMAMKRRYAISFDLLLLEAQARAKATNRLAYLHVVGFGLGVWKVAVQQERIFLEAFEQRMRTLGSRLDHLGAVHFSWFTMKECGGLKDGALVDIPGHPKKGIRVHISKRNPAEKLTGPENADMLLVVSYAWDGNALPGNEFWMKMLKSTGDSSTACSTLVAELHNPHINTVFCNGDNLHIASPEFGVLHIAEYAKRVLAGDS; this is translated from the exons ATGTCTGCCTTCGGTGCTGAAGTAAATGAAGTCTGGCCAGCGGTTTCTGGAGACTCGCAGCCCCTGACGGAGTTCGGGATGAAGCTGCTCCAGGCCTGCCGGAAAGTAAAGAAGCCGGAAGCCGACATTGATGGCCTCGTCCCCATGGTCCTGAAGAAATCCAAAGAGTTTCCCTTGCCA TTTGGGGTGGAGAGTGTCCGTGTCCATAAACAGTCACCACTACGGCTGGGCAGCATTTGTACGCAGATAGCTTCGGCGTATCCGGTTATCCACGAACGTACCTTGGGACTTTATTTGCAGTACTTGGAGCATAAATGCAAATGGG GAAATTCCATTGAGAAACCCGTCTACCAGCACCTCTCCCTCTGCGGTTTTGTGCAGCGTCTGCTGGAAAAGCGCTGTGCCAGCTTTATAGCCCGTAATGACAAGTACCTGCTCCTCAGCGGCGAGAGGGGAGCCAGCGGCTTTGAAACTGTGGGAACGCCCCAGGAGAAGGCACCCTTGGTGCTGGCCGATTTGCTCAGCTACGATGACATCAAGCTGTCCGCACTGCTATCCGTCAGCTCCCACACCATATTCATCAATGAGGGCGAGCGTGCCAACTGCGGTCGCGTTGCCTTAAATTCCAAGACCCTGGAGCCGAGTGGTGTAATCGTGGGCATGATCGGAGCCCGGCTGTCGCGGCGAAATCTGATGGAGTTCCAGGACATTGTGATTGCCCGGACGCAGAACACCCGGGAGCGGGGCTACGGCATGGCTTTGGGTGAACCGGCCACCACGAGAGAGCAGGACTACCGGCGCTTGTGGCGTGGATTCTATGCCATGCGCGACCTGGTGCACGGCCAGGCTACCATTGACCACGAACGGTTCGGTCCCTCGGGCAACAAGCAGGATGTTTTCGACAATATGGCCATGAAAAGGCGCTACGCGATCAGCTTCGACTTGCTGCTCCTGGAGGCCCAAGCCCGTGCCAAGGCAACGAACCGTCTGGCCTACCTCCATGTGGTGGGCTTTGGCTTGGGTGTGTGGAAGGTAGCCGTCCAGCAGGAGCGCATCTTCCTGGAGGCCTTTGAGCAGCGCATGCGCACGCTGGGCTCAAGGCTGGACCACTTGGGTGCCGTTCACTTCTCTTGGTTCACCATGAAGGAATGCGGCGGCTTGAAGGACGGTGCTCTGGTGGACATTCCCGGCCATCCCAAGAAGGGTATTCGTGTCCACATCTCCAAACGAAATCCAGCTGAGAAGTTGACGGGGCCGGAGAACGCCGACATGCTGCTAGTGGTGTCCTATGCCTGGGATGGTAATGCTCTGCCGGGCAACGAGTTTTGGATG AAAATGCTCAAGTCCACGGGCGACTCCTCGACGGCCTGCTCCACCCTGGTGGCTGAGCTTCATAATCCGCACATCAACACGGTGTTCTGCAATGGCGACAATCTGCACATCGCCTCCCCGGAGTTTGGCGTCCTCCACATAGCCGAGTACGCGAAGCGAGTGCTCGCGGGAGATAGCTAG
- the Obp19d gene encoding general odorant-binding protein 19d has translation MPRLVSASSVLLLVLACLVLGSGSASAKPHEEMTQEHATKLAHDCQAETGASDEDVEQLMKHEKAESHEAKCLRACVLKKFEILDDAGKLSKKHTVEMIKAMTEHEEEKAEVVEEVAEHCEAIEVPEDHCDAADTYQNCIYEQLKEHGIDLKH, from the exons ATGCCGCGTCTCGTTAGTGCCTCGTCCGTGTTGCTGCTAGTCCTGGCCTGCCTGGTCCTGGGATCCGGGTCGGCGTCCGCCAAGCCCCACGAGGAGATGACCCAGGAACATGCCACCAAACTGGCCCACGACTGCCAAGCGGAGACGGGAGCCAGCGATG AGGATGTGGAGCAGCTGATGAAGCATGAGAAGGCCGAGAGCCATGAGGCCAAGTGCCTGCGAGCCTGTGTCCTGAAGAAATTCGAGATC TTGGATGACGCCGGCAAGCTGAGCAAGAAGCACACTGTGGAGATGATCAAGGCCATGACCGAGCACGAGGAGGAGAAGGCTGAAGTGGTGGAAGAAGTGGCCGAACACTGCGAGGCCATCGAGGTCCCCGAGGATCA CTGTGACGCCGCCGACACCTACCAGAACTGCATTTATGAGCAGTTGAAGGAGCACGGCATCGACCTGAAGCACTAA
- the Obp19b gene encoding general odorant-binding protein 19d — MLQKSNCLVLALVCSGFLLALVSADEEEVSMTVDEVVELIEPFGDGCTPKPARENIVELILNKEDPKKESKCFRHCMLEQFELMPEGQLQFNEDKTIEMMNMMFPDREDDGRRIIKKCNELLKAEQDKCEAAHGISMCMLREMRSSGFKIPEVKQ, encoded by the exons ATGCTGCAAAAATCCAACTGCTTGGTCCTGGCGCTGGTCTGCTCCGGGTTCCTTCTGGCCCTGGTCTCCGCCGACGAGGAGGAGGTCTCCATGACCGTGGACGAGGTGGTGGAGCTAATCGAGCCGTTCGGAGACGGTTGCACCCCCAAGCCGGCCAGGG AGAACATCGTCGAGCTGATTCTGAACAAAGAGGACCCCAAGAAGGAGTCCAAGTGCTTCCGCCACTGCATGCTGGAGCAGTTCGAGCTGATGCCCGAGGGCCAGTTGCAGTTCAACGAGGACAAGACCATCGAGATGATGAACATGATGTTCCCGGACCGCGAGGATGATGGCAGGCGCATCATCAAGAAGTGCAACGAGCTCCTCAAAGCCGAGCAGGATAA GTGCGAGGCTGCCCATGGCATTTCCATGTGCATGCTCCGCGAGATGCGCTCCTCCGGCTTCAAAATTCCGGAGGTCAAGCAGTAG
- the LOC108127924 gene encoding G patch domain-containing protein 8, producing the protein MAEGFKKYFNGTTINGRANVAKATYGTLALLYIVYRMRKGGSKQQSQLASGKCHCENESDTAPHSDPGIYEVDPDCSVCRERSEKAMTEYDKEQQRRSAHEDDDGCRDDPPPPPSGGHPRRKCPCEEPSRRVEGSVKHSSHHITGNSSESYKGRGQQFQTPYQYQQRYSQTSAAGQAEAEQLRPTSALVGQVHDAVYRVFRGVVGAMFGGSTTSAGSGDKAEGQTPRGAGLASDPSATSQSSSVLEEQEDEEDRDEGLDYDDSEETPLKRRTAPRSCVPTNHDMPGVVGLEDGHYLYHQQPEESPYSASARNQAHPGSESSKSRQNENDYSGFTDGFASGLFFGDEDQ; encoded by the exons ATGGCCGAGGGATTCAAGAAGTATTTCAATGGCACCACCATCAATGGGCGAGCCAAT GTGGCCAAAGCCACGTATGGCACGTTGGCGTTGCTGTACATCGTCTACCGGATGCGGAAGGGTGGATCCAAGCAGCAGTCCCAGCTGGCCAGCGGCAAGTGCCACTGCGAGAACGAGTCGGACACGGCGCCCCACTCCGATCCTGGCATCTATGAAGTGGATCCCGATTGCTCGGTCTGCCGGGAGCGATCAGAGAAGGCAATGACCGAGTACGACAAGGAACAGCAGCGCAGATCGGCCCACGAAGACGATGATGGCTGTCGCGACGATCCCCCACCGCCTCCGTCCGGCGGCCACCCGCGTCGCAAATGCCCATGCGAGGAGCCCAGTCGCCGTGTGGAGGGATCTGTAAAGCACAGTAGCCACCACATCACCGGAAACTCCTCCGAAAGCTACAAGGGACGGGGTCAACAGTTCCAGACACCGTATCAGTACCAGCAGCGATACAGTCAGACCAGTGCTGCCGGGCAGGCCGAGGCGGAGCAACTGCGCCCGACCAGTGCGCTGGTGGGCCAGGTGCACGACGCTGTCTACCGGGTGTTCCGCGGCGTAGTGGGCGCCATGTTCGGCGGCTCAACGACCAGTGCGGGGAGCGGCGACAAGGCGGAAGGCCAAACGCCGAGAGGCGCCGGCTTGGCATCGGATCCGTCGGCCACGTCCCAGTCGTCCTCCGTGCTGGAAGAGcaggaggacgaggaggaccGCGATGAGGGCCTGGACTACGATGACAGCGAGGAGACGCCTCTGAAGCGGCGGACTGCCCCCCGATCCTGTGTGCCGACCAACCACGACATGCCGGGCGTGGTGGGTCTCGAGGACGGGCACTACCTCTACCACCAGCAGCCAGAGGAGTCCCCCTACTCCGCCTCCGCCCGAAATCAAGCTCATCCCGGATCGGAATCGTCCAAGTCGCGTCAGAATGAAAACGATTATAGCGGCTTCACCGACGGCTTCGCCTCCGGGCTATTCTTTGGCGACGAGGATCAGTAG
- the Pp4-19C gene encoding serine/threonine-protein phosphatase 4 catalytic subunit yields MSDYSDLDRQIEQLKRCEIIKENEVKALCAKAREILVEEGNVQRVDSPVTVCGDIHGQFYDLKELFKVGGDVPEKNYLFMGDFVDRGYYSVETFLLLLALKVRYPDRITLIRGNHESRQITQVYGFYDECLRKYGSTAVWRYCTEIFDYLSLSAIIDGKIFCVHGGLSPSIQYLDQIRSIDRKQEVPHDGPMCDLLWSDPEDQTGWGVSPRGAGYLFGSDVVSQFNRTNEIDMICRAHQLVMEGFKWHFNETVLTVWSAPNYCYRCGNVAAILELNEYLHRDFVIFEAAPQESRGIPSKKPQADYFL; encoded by the exons ATGTCGGACTACAGCGATCTGGATCGCCAGATTGAGCAGCTGAAGCGCTGCGAAATCATAAAGGAGAACGAGGTGAAGGCCCTCTGCGCCAAGGCTCGCGAGATCCTGGTCGAGGAGGGTAATGTGCAGCGCGTGGACTCGCCGGTGACGGTCTGCGGCGACATACACGGCCAGTTCTACGACTTGAAGGAGTTGTTCAAGGTGGGCGGCGATGTGCCCGAGAAGAACTACCTCTTCATGGGCGACTTTGTTGATCGCGGCTACTACAGCGTCGAGACGTTCCTGCTGTTGCTGGCACTGAAGGTGCGCTACCCGGATCGCATAACACTGATCCGCGGCAACCACGAGTCGCGTCAGATTACACAGGTGTACGGGTTCTATGACGAGTGCCTGCGCAAGTACGGCTCCACGGCGGTGTGGCGCTACTGCACCGAAATCTTCGACTACCTCAGCCTCTCGGCCATCATTGACGGCAAGATATTCTGCGTTCACGGCGGCCTCTCGCCCTCCATTCAGTACCTAGACCAAATTCGCAGCATCGATCGCAAGCAGGAGGTGCCGCACGACGGGCCCATGTGCGACTTGCTCTGGAGCGACCCAGAGGATCAGACCGGCTGGGGCGTGTCGCCGCGCGGCGCCGGCTACCTCTTTGGCTCGGATGTCGTCTCCCAGTTCAATCGTACCAACGAAATCGACATGATCTGCCGTGCGCACCAACTGGTAATGGAGGGCTTCAAATGGCACTTCAACGAAACCGTCCTGACCGTCTGGTCAGCACCAAACTACTGCTACCG ATGCGGCAATGTGGCCGCCATTCTGGAACTGAACGAGTACCTGCATCGCGATTTTGTCATCTTCGAGGCGGCTCCGCAGGAGAGCCGCGGCATTCCCTCGAAGAAGCCCCAGGCTGACTACTTTCTCTAA
- the LOC108127918 gene encoding cyclin-dependent kinases regulatory subunit-like: MPRKKHSKSQDIIYYSNTRSDEQFEYRNVLLPKKLVKMIPKTHPMTEDEWRSIGVELPPSWIHFVIHRTGSHVVLFRCPKTED, from the coding sequence ATGCCACGAAAGAAGCACTCTAAGAGCCAGGACATCATCTACTACTCAAACACACGCTCCGATGAGCAGTTCGAGTACAGAAATGTGCTCCTGCCAAAGAAACTGGTGAAAATGATACCCAAGACACATCCAATGACGGAGGACGAGTGGCGGTCCATCGGTGTGGAGCTGCCGCCCAGTTGGATCCACTTCGTAATCCATAGGACAGGGTCACATGTCGTGCTTTTTCGATGCCCCAAGACGGAGGACTAA
- the LOC108127928 gene encoding ATP synthase membrane subunit K, mitochondrial — protein sequence MSEQFSFNEAFNSQTVRGRANVAKATWASVGLVYVLVKMHRRNTKRREAKLYCKGCQQAMLG from the exons ATGTCCGAGCAGTTCAGCTTCAACGAAGCCTTTAACAGTCAGACCGTGCGCGGACGCGCCAAT GTAGCCAAGGCCACCTGGGCCTCTGTGGGCCTGGTCTACGTGCTGGTGAAGATGCATCGCCGCAACACTAAGCGCCGCGAGGCCAAGCTATACTGCAAGGGCTGCCAGCAGGCCATGCTAGGCTAG
- the Obp19c gene encoding uncharacterized protein Obp19c has translation MILTLEKRCRRRNGVESGETTEKWVARSRGRAYKSQESAKVKSISLRTARATKMKSMTIVSLIAVLLPMQCVLAQSQSFDLASLIPSRGSEPIWTTINKNLPQVQGMIDAARRQCIQSLGMPKDQRPLMKEPNPSEKEKCLIECVLKKIKMIDATNKLNLAQVEKLTSLVTQDNKVAIAISCSMAQNCNRSITEKKPCQAAHLFNQCIGRHLERNNVKLVW, from the coding sequence ATGATCTTGACACTGGAAAAGCGCTGTCGTCGGCGGAATGGAGTGGAAAGTGGAGAAACGACTGAAAAGTGGGTGGCAAGGTCGCGGGGTCGAGCGTATAAAAGCCAAGAATCGGCGAAAGTGAAGAGCATCAGTCTGAGAACCGCCAGAGCTACCAAGATGAAGTCGATGACCATTGTTTCCCTGATCGCAGTGCTGCTGCCGATGCAGTGCGTCCTTGCCCAGAGCCAGTCCTTCGATCTGGCCAGCCTGATACCGAGCCGGGGATCGGAGCCCATCTGGACGACCATTAACAAGAACCTGCCGCAGGTGCAGGGCATGATCGACGCCGCCCGGAGGCAGTGCATCCAGTCGCTGGGCATGCCCAAGGACCAGCGCCCCCTGATGAAGGAGCCCAACCCCAGCGAGAAGGAGAAGTGCCTGATTGAGTGTGTCCTCAAGAAGATCAAAATGATAGACGCCACCAACAAGCTGAACCTGGCCCAGGTGGAGAAGCTGACCAGCCTGGTGACCCAGGACAACAAGGTGGCCATTGCCATCAGCTGCAGCATGGCCCAGAACTGCAACCGCTCCATCACGGAGAAGAAGCCCTGCCAGGCGGCCCACCTGTTCAACCAATGCATTGGCCGCCACCTGGAGAGGAACAACGTCAAGCTGGTCTGGTAG
- the Obp19a gene encoding general odorant-binding protein 19a, which produces MKFDLWIITFLCLGGVALFLPRIDAGVTEEQMRSAGKLMRDVCLPKFPKITQEVADGIQNGNIPNSKDTNCYINCILEMMQAIKKGKFQLEQTLKQMDIMLPDNYKDEYKKGIQLCKDATVGLKNAPNCDPAHALLTCLKNNISVFLFP; this is translated from the exons ATGAAGTTCGATCTGTGGATTATTACTTTTCTGTGCCTGGGTGGTGTGGCGCTCTTCTTGCCGAGGATCGATGCCGGG GTGACAGAGGAGCAGATGCGCTCCGCCGGAAAGCTGATGCGCGACGTCTGCCTGCCCAAGTTCCCCAAAATCACTCAGGAGGTGGCCGATGGCATTCAAAATGGCAACATACCCAACAGCAAGGACACCAATTGCTACATAAACTGTATCCTCGAGATGATGCAGGCG ATCAAGAAGGGCAAGTTCCAACTGGAACAGACCCTGAAGCAAATGGACATAATGCTGCCCGACAACTACAAGGACGAGTACAAGAAGGGCATCCAGCTCTGCAAGGACGCCACTGTGGGCCTGAAGAACGCCCCCAACTGCGATCCCGCCCACGCCCTGCTCACTTGCCTGAAGAACAACATCAGTGTGTTTCTGTTCCCCTAA